The Salvia miltiorrhiza cultivar Shanhuang (shh) chromosome 1, IMPLAD_Smil_shh, whole genome shotgun sequence genome has a window encoding:
- the LOC131019997 gene encoding uncharacterized protein LOC131019997 encodes MGSSHPTNSRSPFSADILVDTLPRSYKPISLDYDGTTDPEVHLNRFEGLVTLHMYTEGIKCCIFSTTLTGPAQLWFGTFVPNSIHSFEGLQARFLRQFASSRRVGKSALSLMDIKQDQNETLREYIARFNLAALEVPEVESQIKNCAYVRGLKPGLFFDELQIRPARDFDDIMSRLPGYLQLEDARMAQKAEIDKQKAKRAEEAPERNNRHQDRAPFRGLPPRVPPSQVEVPPRQQRTVNEVNRFDEYTPQKKPQEKIFHLIKNQPFFRAPGTYKDGQPQQGPNNKLCEYYNSYGHYTKHCGHLKHQLEFLVRQGNLDRFIARGNEGQDQRPEQRNDQRQDQGHNRERRLEDNRDNRREAAERQAPPPPYRREVHMIFGENGTPTSNRAKKQVVRAVKSGYYPIQVMGITDTAEEPAITFGSEDLRTLMYLHDDALVITTDIASCVVHRVFVDSGSAMNILYLECLQNMGIGANIEPTNAHLFGFGGEMVMPVGFVELPITLGRSDACKTRVIRFLVVDMPKPSYNMILGRPALTTFRAVISMFHLKMKFPIGGERVGEEWGDQTMSKECHVRMLTHSSGQKRERSAEGSDTRKKGKVGDVAAPAEERREVTELLNDRDSTEKSALISTNDVCHMIELFPGREGFQTKIGSSMNDQTKEELISCLRKNADVFAFSTTDLKGIDRRLVEHSSM; translated from the coding sequence atgggctcatcacacCCCACTAACAGCAGGAGTCCTTTCTCCGCTGACATTTTGGTGGATACTCTGCCAAGGAGCTATAAGCCCATTTCGCTGGACTATGATGGTACCACTGACCCGGAAGTACACCTCAACCGGTTTGAGGGGCTGGTCACACTTCAtatgtacactgagggcatcaagtgctgCATATTCTCCACCACTTTAACTGGACCTGCCCAGTTGTGGTTCGGGACGTTCGTCCCAAATTCTATTCACTCTTTCGAAGGTTTACAAGCACGTTTTCTGAGACAGTTCGCGAGTTCGCGAAGGGTTGGGAAGTCAGCTCTTTCTCTGATGGATATCAAgcaagatcaaaatgaaacactACGGGAGTACATTGCCCGGTTcaacctcgctgctctggaggtgccagaggtgGAGTCACAGATAAAGAATTGTGCCTATGTTAGAGGGTTAAAGCCGGGACTCTTCTTCGATGAGCTACAAATCAGACCGGCCAGGGATTTCGATGATATCATGTCCAGATTGCCAGGGTATTTGCAATTGGAGGATGCCAGGATGGCACAAAAGGCTGAAATTGACAAGCAGAAGGCTAAGAGGGCCGAAGAAGCACCAGAGCGGAACAACAGACACCAAGACCGGGCTCCCTTCAGAGGATTGCCCCCGAGGGTACCCCCTTCCCAGGTAGAGGTGCCACCTCGCCAGCAGCGCACTGTAAACGAAGTAAATCGTTTTGATGAATACACCCCACAGAAGAAACCTCAGGAGAAAATCTTTCACTTGATCAAAAATCAGCCGTTCTTCAGGGCGCCCGGGACTTACAAGGATGGGCAGCCGCAACAGGGGCCGAACAACAAATTGTGTGAGTATTACAATTCGTATGGACACTACACCAAGCATTGTGGGCATCTTAAGCATCAGCTGGAGTTTTTGGTGCGTCAGGGTAATCTGGATCGGTTTATTGCCAGAGGGAATGAAGGCCAAGATCAGAGGCCAGAACAGAGAAATGACCAGAGGCAAGATCAGGGGCACAATAGGGAACGCAGGCTGGAGGATAATCGGGATAACCGCAGAGAAGCGGCAGAGAGACAAGCACCTCCTCCCCCGTACAGAAGGGAAGTACATATGATTTTTGGGGAGAATGGGACACCAACGtctaatagagccaagaaacaAGTTGTGCGGGCAGTGAAATCGGGATATTACCCCATACAGGTAATGGGGATTACAGACACGGCAGAGGAGCCGGCCATCACTTTCGGATCAGAGGATCTGAGAACGCTCATGTACTTACACGATGATGCGTTAGTAATCACAACTGACATAGCCAGTTGCGTAGTACATCGCGTGTTTGTGGATTCGGGTAGCGCGATGAACATTTTATATCTGGAATGTCTCCAGAACATGGGGATCGGGGCCAACATTGAACCCACGAATGCTCATTTATTTGGGTTTGGGGGAGAAATGGTTATGCCAGTAGGGTTTGTGGAGCTGCCAATAACTTTGGGCAGGTCGGATGCATGCAAAACCAGGGTGATCCGattcttagtggtggatatgccaaagccatcctataATATGATATTGGGACGCCCAGCTCTGACCACATTCAGAGCAGTCATTTCAATGTTCCACCTCaagatgaaattccccatcggAGGAGAGAGAGTGGGAGAAGAATGGGGTGACCAGACAATGTCTAAAGAATGTCACGTGCGAATGCTCACGCATTCATCAGGGCAGAAGAGAGAAAGATCAGCGGAGGGATCAGACACTCGCAAGAAAGGAAAGGTGGGCGATGTCGCTGCTCCGGCAGAGGAACGGCGAGAAGTGACAGAGTTACTGAATGACCGGGACAGTACGGAGAAATCTGCCTTAATATCCACCAATGATGTGTGCCACATGATTGAGTTATTTCCTGGGCgagagggtttccagaccaaAATTGGGTCTTCCATGAATGACCAAACCAAAGAGGAGCTAATCAGCTGCCTTCGAAAAAATGCGGATGTATTTGCCTTCAGCACGACCGATCTAAAAGGAATAGACAGAAGGTTGGTAGAGCACTCCTCAATGTGA